Proteins encoded within one genomic window of Bos indicus isolate NIAB-ARS_2022 breed Sahiwal x Tharparkar chromosome 23, NIAB-ARS_B.indTharparkar_mat_pri_1.0, whole genome shotgun sequence:
- the LOC109577203 gene encoding glutathione S-transferase A1, which translates to MAGKPTLHYFNGRGRMECIRWLLAAAGVEFEEKFIEKPEDLDKLKNDGSLMFQQVPMVEIDGMKLVQTRAILNYIATKYNLYGKDMKERALIDMYSEGVADLGEMIMHFPLCPPAEKDAKLTLIREKTTNRYLPAFENVLKSHGQDYLVGNKLSRADIHLVELLYYVEELDPSLLANFPLLKALKARVSNIPAVKKFLQPGSQRKPPTDEKKIEEARKVFKF; encoded by the exons AtggcagggaagcccactcttcaCTATTTCAATGGACGCGGCAGAATGGAGTGCATTCGGTGGCTCCTAGCTGCAGCTGGAGTGGAG TTTGAAGAGAAATTTATAGAAAAACCAGAAGACTTGGATAAGTTAAAAAATG atgGGAGTTTGATGTTCCAGCAAGTGCCAATGGTTGAAATTGATGGGATGAAGCTGGTGCAGACCAGAGCCATTCTCAACTACATTGCCACCAAATACAACCTCTACGGGAAAGACATGAAGGAGAGAGCCCT gaTTGATATGTATTCAGAGGGTGTGGCAGATTTGGGTGAAATGATCATGCATTTTCCACTGTGCCCACCTGCTGAAAAAGATGCCAAGCTGACCCTAATCCGAGAAAAGACAACAAACCGTTATCTCCCTGCATTTGAAAAT GTGCTGAAGAGCCATGGACAAGACTACCTGGTGGGCAACAAGCTGAGCAGGGCTGACATCCACTTGGTTGAACTTCTCTACTATGTGGAAGAGCTGGACCCCAGCCTTTTGGCCAACTTCCCTCTGCTAAAG gcccTAAAAGCCAGAGTCAGCAATATCCCGGCCGTGAAGAAATTTCTGCAGCCTGGCAGCCAGAGGAAGCCTCCCACggatgagaaaaaaatagaagaagccAGGAAGGTTTTCAAGTTTTAG
- the LOC109577442 gene encoding glutathione S-transferase A1-like isoform X3 — translation MYTEGVADLGEMIMLLPLCPPDQKNTKLTLIQERATNRYLPAFENVLKSHRQDYLVGNKLSKADIHLVELLYYVEELDPSLLANFPLLKGLKTRVSNLPAVKKFLQPGSQRKLPGGEKSLERARKIFKF, via the exons ATGTACACAGAGGGTGTGGCAGACTTGGGGGAAATGATCATGCTCTTGCCACTGTGTCCCCCTGATCAAAAAAATACCAAGTTGACCCTGATCCAAGAGAGGGCAACAAACCGTTATCTCCCTGCATTTGAAAAC GTGCTGAAGAGCCACAGACAAGACTATCTTGTGGGCAACAAGCTGAGCAAGGCTGACATCCACCTGGTTGAATTGCTCTATTATGTGGAAGAGCTAGACCCCAGTCTTTTGGCCAATTTCCCTCTGCTGAAG GGCCTGAAAACCAGAGTCAGCAATCTCCCGGCCGTGAAGAAGTTTCTGCAGCCTGGCAGCCAGAGGAAGCTTCCGGGGGGTGAGAAAAGTCTTGAACGAGCCAGAAAGATTTTCAAGTTTTAA